A stretch of the Vitis vinifera cultivar Pinot Noir 40024 chromosome 16, ASM3070453v1 genome encodes the following:
- the LOC100244033 gene encoding MYB-like transcription factor ODO1, giving the protein MVHQLWGLGSPKNCCASAIIIPPPSEASLVMGRQPCCDKLGVKKGPWTAEEDKKLVTFILTNGHCCWRALPKLAGLRRCGKSCRLRWTNYLRPDLKRGLLNEAEEQLVIDLHARLGNRWSKIAAKLPGRTDNEIKNHWNTHIKKKLIKMGIDPVTHEPLHEHVTPPEMPTLVDTEHQELSKTNDNLITSDANSSSTLENNSTDEHRPLGPASEDDPLMMSYIWSDEFLSNVSWSFLAQGEECSELGFSSTTPSEDGSSWWLDYEDFMNEDFGFNCLNEVKMETLENDDKL; this is encoded by the exons ATGGTACATCAGTTGTGGGGCTTGGGCTCTCCAAAAAATTGTTGTGCTTCTGCAATTATTATACCACCACCCAGCGAAGCTAGCCTAGTGATGGGAAGGCAACCTTGCTGCGACAAGCTTGGCGTGAAGAAAGGGCCATGGACTGCCGAGGAGGACAAGAAGCTAGTCACCTTTATCCTCACCAATGGCCACTGCTGCTGGCGTGCCCTCCCCAAGCTCGCTGGCCTGCGCCGCTGCGGCAAGAGTTGCCGCCTCCGCTGGACTAACTATCTCCGCCCTGATTTGAAGCGGGGACTCCTTAATGAGGCTGAAGAACAGCTGGTCATCGATCTCCATGCCCGCCTTGGCAATAG gtGGTCCAAGATTGCTGCTAAGTTGCCTGGAAGAACAGACAACGAGATAAAAAATCACTGGAATACCCACATCAAGAAGAAGCTTATCAAAATGGGAATTGATCCAGTCACTCATGAACCTCTTCATGAACATGTTACACCCCCAGAAATGCCGACCCTGGTTGACACTGAACACCAGGAACTCAGCAAAACTAACGACAATCTCATCACCTCTGATGCCAATTCAAGCTCAACCCTCGAAAACAACTCCACCGACGAGCACCGGCCATTAGGCCCTGCAAGTGAAGACGACCCATTGATGATGAGCTACATATGGTCTGACGAATTTCTCAGCAATGTGTCATGGAGTTTTCTGGCCCAGGGAGAAGAATGCAGCGAGTTGGGATTCTCGTCCACGACCCCCTCAGAAGACGGCTCGTCATGGTGGCTGGATTACGAGGATTTCATGAATGAAGATTTCGGGTTCAATTGTTTGAATGAAGTGAAGATGGAAACGTTGGAAAATGATGACAAGCTCTAA